ggttgaataattgtgtcaatgaagaaatcacaaaaaggccatttaatactttatgacaaaaaaaattgatgctatcttagttgcatttagttctttaacaagtccttgtaagatttcattatgaacacaattacaaatgtgcactgaattccataaaacccttcgcagcattgggggttgaataaatttgatcacaactgtatattatGATGATTTGCCATGTTTCTAAAATTATTACATGTGACCGGAGGGTATCGGAGTGGTACTTTTTACAGCATGAGTGCTATACTCCTTGATTGGTTAAGTGAACAAAATGTGGGTTACTGGTTTGTCAACACAGCCCTTGGCATTTTAATACTCCTAGTTTGACATATTTCTTAACAGGGGCATGCATGGTGTAAAACGCTATTAAATAAACTTTAAAGCCGGGAGCATTGTCGGACCATAAATGTACCTCGttgataaataaatatacaaacaaaTGTTATACCACAGCCTATCCCCCCCACCAGCATTTTGAGTACACATCTCAGcaggagctgcagcacaacacagcactgcagCTGTGTCTCCATGCCACCATCGAGCCCGAACCCGTACGCATTGAGCTGTGCAGCACTAAAGGTCCCGGCAAGGCAACAGCCCCACAGCAGGAGTGGACATTATCCCTCCTGTCAGCAGAGGTGACACAACCACCTCAAAGCAGCATTCTTGCTGCGCAGGGCGTAGCCACCAACATTTTGTTGCTTAAGTGATGTTTATTTCCATGTGtaacttgtttttgtttgtttccccCCTGCAGTATTATCTTCTGCTGAGTAAAGTGTTTAACAAGTGTCTAACAGTAGAAGGTGGTAAAGCCATTATGAAAAACTGCAACCCGGCTGACAAATACCAGCACTGGGTATTCCGCTGATCTGGAATGGCGTTGTCTTGTGGCCTTATGTTCAATCCAGAGGAAAGAGGAACTGACTAGGCTTAATCTGAAAGTCAGGAATTGGTCAGGTGTAAGCCACATAACCTCATGTCTTTTTGTCCTTTCTTTCAAACTAGTGTTGCCATTAATGTAGAAACCTACTGGAACCTATTTTCACAGACAGGTTATAAGACACAGTTATGTAGGTGGCATGGAATGAACTCACTATTGTACAATAATTTGATGTAACATGGATGTATTACGCCAACACAtattttgagaaaaaaaaagtcttcTGTGAATTGTCTCTGCTGTAGCCATCTCTAATTCAAAGTGCCAATTCACCTTTGAATGTAAAGTGTTCTTGAAAGAAGTCTTGCTGTAGATCATTCTGATCACCAGTGGGCGCTGGTGTGAACACAGAAGCACTGACTATCACAAAGCTATCAGGAATACATTAGGTTCTAGCTCATTTTACCTTCGCTAACCTCCTTTTGAGTACGCTAATAAATGACTTTGGAACAATCACGAGTTATTTGTTTTACTCAACTCGATTCATCAGTCAGTAAGAACCATGATTTGCTTATTTATTCTCCCCACCCGCCCTGTCTTGCTCGTATGGCGTCATTGGACTGGGCAGGACCGGGAGGTGGGCCGAGTACTGGTGAGTGCTCCTCTAAACCAATAACACCACCGAGACGGCCCATCATACTAATGGGGAAGAAGGAAGCAGTGTTAAAGAAACGCGCCGCTAGCAAGCGGTTATTCGAGGTCTCTCGGCTCGCAACTGTGCTGTAAGAGTTTCGCCTTTTTGGCTGTTTTCTTTCTGCGTGCACCAGTGAGCGCGTACATGTAAGTAGCGAGCTAACGCTAGTCGTCCCGGCGAGGTGTGTTTTGTTGCAAGTTGGGAGTTTGGGATGTCCACTAGTGGCTAGCTAGCGGCATCAGTGTGATGTAAAGGGCGAACATCCTCTTATATGACCAACTTCGGTCAGCTAGTCTCGGGGGTGTCCAGTTAGACTACCTAGCTTTAGGTCCAAGTGGTGTCTAGCTCGGTCACTATCCGGCAGAGCCTCAAAACACCAGTGTAGTTCATCAAGTGCAGGGCACCGGGAGGCTTATTATTTAGCCCTTTAATATAGTCCGGGTTGGAATAACATTATAGCTCAATATCTAGACTTCATCTAGACTGTCTTAACTTAAAGAGATTCGTTGCTTTAGTTGGTAAGTTAGAATTCGTGCACAAATATTCGGTTAGCGTCGGTCCCAACAGACCAAGGGCAGCCTGGCAGGgttacgttgtgtgtgtgcgtgtgtgtgtgtgtgtgtgtgtctacgttTAGTCCGTATTTTCTGGTGTAAAGTGTATGTTTTTGTATGAAATGTTACTGTTGTAACATTTGAAATGTCAAACCAGATGGTCATTAGTGGTATTATTTTACCTTGACAGTCTCTTAAGGCTCTTGAAGCACATAACATGGGTAAGGAACTCAACAGTTGAATATTGAAAATAATCAACATCTCCCTGTCGTAGTTGATTTCAACTATTTTCTTCTTTAAAATCAGTCTTGAGAATCGTATACTCGCAGTCTTGTTTTTTCAGTAACTTGCTGCTTTGCTTTGTCATTGTGACTCTGCTTGTCCTCAGCAGCAAACTTCTATGTGTCTGTTAGTATCCCAACTCCCTCATGATTTGTGCATGTGCAAATTTCCAAAAAAGCTGAACTTTTCCAAAAAGCTTTACCTTTGACTTCAGCTGGATTTCCCTGCTCAGACACTTGATTCAACGTGCTTACCAGGTGTTGGAGCAGGGTAAGCACTACACTGTGCTGAACTCTGGCTCTTCAGGACTGGAATTGAACAACTGTACTGTGTATCTAGTGCTGCTTTCACACCAGTACTCAGAATCAGAACTACCAAAGTGGAATCACACAAACTTTGTATACATTTCTAAATTTTTGTTCATTAATGTAGATATTTGTAAACTGCCTCCGGACAGTACACAGTTATTTCTGTTACTTCCTTGAACCTCTGATTGTTGGAGTTGGTTCTGGATGCTATTAGAAAAGCAGCTTTTGAGCATTGGGCCGAAGCATCACGTCTGACCATCTTCTTACATCTCTTGTAGAGAAGATGAGCAACCTGCCCCTCTCTCGCTCTGAGGTTTTCGGGGAGCTGAGGAGAGAGCTGTACAATGATGAGGAATTTCACCAGTCCGACGTCCATATCTTCATCATTATGGGTGCCTCGGTGAgacaaggagtgtgtgtgtgtgtgtgtgtgtgtgtgtgtgtgtgtgtgtgagagaaaggggCCTCTTGTAACTCATGTTTTCACTGAAATAAGGGAAAGGGTTGTAACTGATCGTAATGTTCCTAACCAGTAATGCAATTTTATGATAATATTCTAAAAATTAGGCTTAAGTTCTGTGTTCAAGGTCCACTTAGTATCATATATCAACCATGTATAATTACACAATTACAAACCTACCTTGCAGgaagttaataaaataaaataatgcagTTATTACTAGTGTTTATTTGAACAACACCTTTTGTAAAATAACTTCAAGAATtatagggggggggggcggctaAGGCAGGCGTAAAAATCTGGATATTTCTAAGCATATAAATCCTTGCAAAACTTGTAAATTCTCAGTATCATCGGAATCTTAACAGTGATTGTAAACAGTAATTAAAACAGTAGCTCTTGcttaaatacattaaacactGTTTAATTCATATCAGTATGCAATTGACTAAACATTCAGCTGTGTCTTGGATTCCCCTTTTATGgattctgtctttctctgagGAGGGAAATGGAGACGCAGTTATGAAATCAGGGAAGAAAGTGAGCAGATCTGAATGAGGAAATGGGCTTTATGCAGACAGTATGGTGGAGTGTAGGAGCTTGAGTAATGCACTAAAACTGTATAATGGTGAACCTTTCATGGCCTTGAATACTGATTGGTCAGGGATGATGACAGCAGGCCACTGATTGGCTGAATGTTGTGAAAGAACTGTCTGGTCAGGCTGACTTGGAAGCGTGCtggaaacaaaaaaaatgcacaatAAAGCTTTACCCAGGTCAGCCGGTAAAGTGAAGCACAAAAATGAAGCATCCAAAACTGGTCATACAAGTATGTCAAAACGGAAGTATTACTGTTGCCCTGTGTCCTCGAAGAGCCCGATGACCTTCCTTCTCttcgttttttttgttgttcattCTTTAGGAataggtgtggtgtgagggagccAGATTGTGTGCAGTCATTCCTAGTCAGCACTTTCCGTTCAGCAGCCCCAGGGGGAGGGTTGGATTATGGCCGCGTAACAGCTGACTGGTGAATGAAGCTATGGCTCTGGGCTGGGAGGCATGACACGCTGTTAATTTAACACCCAGATTAACAAAAATGTACCAAATTTCTGCCACATATTTACATGCCATGTTGGTCCATCTGTGCTGTGGAACACCCAGACAAACTTGGAACCGCCAACAAAGTTCTGAGAGCAGTCATTTTGAAGAGCAGTCATTTTGAAGAGCAGTCATTTTGAAGAGCAGTCATTTTGAAGAGCAGTCATTTCTGCATTGATGGCACCCTATGAACACTATATGGTGTGTGTGCCTCCCGCCTAGGATCCTTACCTCGAGTCTTTGTGGTATCCTAGTTCACATGCTTGTTTTTTGTATAAACCGGTATACTTGTGTAGTCAGTGATGTGCAGTATAGTAAACGTAGATCCAAGCATGACCATGCAGACACACTTTTCATTTGGCAATAGTGTGATTTGTAGTTAGTCAGTGATGTCATTGCATAATTGTAGGCCAAAATGTATTTGCTAGCTTGCTTCATTAATTCTTAATCTTCTATCAGAGCTCGTATGGCTGACCTGAGACCTGTCTTTATTGTGCTTCAGAGAAAGCAATGTTTGCTCATTTCAAACGGTGCCATATCTCCACGCGCTTTGCACTCCAACTGCAGCCGTTGAGTCACTTGAGCTTTAGGCCAGATTATTAGCTAAGGGGATGGGACTTGTGCAAGGTGATGTGCAAGCTGTGACACCACCGGTCCAGCGCTCGTGTTTCGTACACCCTCGGtgcactctagtgtgtgtgtacatgtgaattAGGGCGGATCTTACATGTCTGAGTGCCGAGATGCCTTCATGTGCTCCGTATTTACTACATAGATTACGGACATCAATCAGAGTTGTATAGAACTACGtggataaattttttttttgcttttgtttttactAGGGAGATCTGGCCAAAAAGAAGATTTACCCCACTCTGTGGTAGGAAGGCTTGTTTTGATGTGTTGTAATAATTGTTTTGCATTACGAACACTACATTATCACAAAACGCACTGAACTTTctttgaatctctctctctctccctctccctctccctctctctctctctctctctctctctcaggtggttGTTCAGAGATGGCCTTCTCCCAGAACAAACGTACTTTGTTGGCTTTGCCCGCTCTGACTTGACTGTGGGTGCCATTCGCGCAGCCTGCCTACCCTACTTGAAGGTAATTCCTCCCTCAGTGTCTGTGCGCACACCTCTGCAACTCCTCCGTTTCTagaaatgccccccccccccccgattccCTCCCTCAGGTGGCGGATACCGAAGCAGACCGCCTGGAGGCCTTTTTTGGCCGTAACTCCTACATGAGTGGCAAATACGGAGACGAGGCCGCTTTCTCCAAACtgcactcacacctgctctCGCTGCCCGGCGGAGCTGAGGCAAACCGCCTGTTCTACCTCGCCCTCCCGCCCAGCGTCTACCTCGACGTCACCAAGAACATCCGCCACCACTGCATGAGCACCAAGTGAGGGCCAATGAGCTTTCAGCTGAGCAccatacacaagcacacaggACCTCTGTGTGCGATTGGTAATGCCTGGCGGCAGACTCTTGAGAGTGAGAAAGTTCTGCTGTGTGATTTAAAGGGGATGGAACAGAGTGATCGTGGAGAAGCCGTTCGGTCGTGACCTCCAGAGCTCAGAGGAGCTGTCCAATCACCTTTCGTCTCTCTTCGCCGAGGACCAGATCTACCGTATAGACCATTACCTTGGAAAAGAGATGGTGCAGAACCTGATGGTCCTCAGGTAGGCTCCTCTTGCTCGGTCATGCTGTCTCCTTCATCCTTCCTTCCTTCTTTGTTGAATGATTTTCTCTTTCCTATTTTTCTTTTCCCCCCCATGTCTCTGTTTTTGTCAAGCACCTCCTTAAAACAACATTCAGGTACTCTCCTACTGCCCTCCCCCCCCTGCACCCTTTGTCCCTCTGACATCTCTCATTTTCTCCTGGTCCTTTTCTGCCACTGTAATTGGCTGTCAGATGCAACTGTTATTGGCATGACAACAGTGTTAACCTGATTTTGAAAGCTCTTGCCCTGTGGTTGTGATGGTTCAGCTTCTGCTCATCCCTAATAAATACTCCTCTTCTCCAGGTTTGGAAACAGGATTTTTGGGCCCATATGGAACAGGGATAGTGTGGCTTGCGTAGTTCTGACCTTCAAAGAACCTTTTGGGACCCAGGGAAGAGGTGGATACTTCGATGACTTCGGCATCATCCGGTAAGCAGTTAGAATGTCTGACTGAGATGGTACTCCACTTTCTGGCCAAATAACAAAATCATTGCAGTGTGTGGGAATAAGGAGCAATATTAAAGTGTCTTTCCATGTTGTTGTCATGCCTGCAAACAAGCTACAAGCCAAGCTACATTTGCAAAAAGGAACTTTGACATTTAAGCTTGGAGTATAAATACAATAATACAATAAACCTGCAGTACCTAGGTGGTCACGACTGTCCCTAGCGAGGGAGCTGTGAGTATTAATACCACACCTGCATGCTTTACTAACTGCTGTTTCCCCTCCTCCGCCCTTACTGGGTCCAGTGATGTCATGCAGAATCACCTCCTGCAGATGCTGAGTCTGGTTGCTATGGAGAAACCTGCCTCCACCAGCTCTGATGATGTGAGGGATGAGAAGGTAAGAAGCTTGATGAGAAATCAGGTTTAACCCTCGCACTGCTGCACTGTCAGCAGAGGACGTACTCCCACTTTACTAATGAATCCCTTATAGAAGCAAGATGTGATTACCTTCTTGACATGACCTGATGTTCTCACAGTGGTTTATGTTGAATAGTAGAGGATCATGCCACACAAGTTAACATACTTCTGTTATGTTGTTAGATGTTTCCTTTTGTCTGTCCTGTCTCAGAGTTTCATCAGTGAGAAGCAGGGTGGTGCACCTCCGTTTTCTCCTGTTATAACCCCTCTGTTGCCCCCTGCAGGTAAAGGTGCTGAAGTGCATTGCTCCAGTTACTCTCTCTGACGTGGTTTTGGGCCAGTATGTAGGCGAtccagaaggagagggagaagctAAGCTGGGATATTTAGATGACCCTACGGTTCCTAAAGGTTCCACGCAGGCTACATTTGCCACAGCTGTTCTCTATGTGAGAAATGAACGTTGGGATGGTAAGTAGAAGTTTTATCTTTGTACTGGTATTAATAGCCTTTGTTTCACAAGGCCAGACCACCATCTTGGCTTTTTATTGTCtcggtgtttgggggggggggtatgaagATACCAGTCTTCGGCTGGGAAAGTTCTCCTGTCCTCCTCCCCCAGGTGTTCCCTTCATCCTAAGGTGTGGGAAGGCACTGAACGAGCGCAAAGCTGAAGTGCGGCTACAGTTCACCGACGTGCCGGGGGACATCTTCAACGCCGAGTGCCGGCGAAACGAGCTGGTGGTGCGTGTGCAGCCCGACGAGGCCGTCTACGCCAAGATGATGAGCAAGAAGCCCGgcgttttcttcagtcccgagGAGACGGAGCTGGACCTGACCTACCGCAGCAGATACAGGGTGACTGCCACACCTCAGCGGTAGAAATCTATACATGCCAGAGATTCTGGGTTTAGCACGTGTGCCACGCTGGGTTTAGCACGTGTGCCACGCTGGGTTTAGCACGTGTGCCACGCTGGGATTAGCACGTGTGCCACGCTGGGTTTAGCACGTGTGCCACGCTGGGTTTAGCACGTAAGAATTCCAAGAACATTGACCAACATGATCTGAGGGACGATACACtggagcaggggtcaccaacctttgaaactgggagctacttcttggataccaattattgcggagggcttcCAGATTACACATCAACGAAaaggtggcgaacgaaagttgtgcgtgtgcgagtgtcaattgctaagtgGGAAGAGACAATCTATTATAGTAGCAAAAAcgtaaacgatgcagcgctatggcactatagtgagctatttttaaaacaagcccgcgggcgactcgtgatgtgggcaccacgttggtgacccctgcactggaggttgtttgtttgtttatttatttatttattttggtgaTTGAGTATAGTATAAAAGCTCATACTTTTTTGTTTATAGCAGAAAAATTTAACCAAACAGCAGGTTCATTCTTTTATTGGATTAGATGAGTTCATCTGCACGTagctaaatgaaaaaaaaaatacaatgtgAAAGGCCTCGTGCGTTGAGCCCCACGTTCCACCTGTTCTCAGGACGTCAAGCTCCCTGACGCGTACGAGCGTCTGATTCTGGACGTCTTCTGTGGCAGTCAGATGCACTTTGTGCGCAGGTGAGACCAGTTCCCACTAGGCTGCCGTATTGCCGTGTTGAATGGGTCGACACGTACTGTAGGAGTGCAAGCAACGTTTTTTGGGGGAAGGTGCTGAATCACGCGCTTATTTGACTGACTGCTGGGTTGTTTTCTCTCGTCATTTTCTCTCATCCTAAAGTGATGAACTGCGGGAAGCGTGGAGGATCTTTACACCGCTCCTTCATCAGATAGAGGAGGAAAAAACACCCCCCATTAGCTATAAATATGGAAGGTAAAATAAATGTTTGTCAGAGTTGAAATGTTTGTAAATGTTTAAACGGAGATCTGTTTCTGGCCTAATTTTTTTTCCGTAAAACATGTTGAGTGCATTGCTGTCCCAGTAACTCTTAACTCTAGTTAAGAGTAACTAGTTAACAGTAACTCTTGTCCCTTTCTCTTGTAGCCGTGGACCACAAGAAGCAGATGAGCTGGTACAGAAGGTGGGCTTCCGTTACGAGGGCACGTACAAATGGGTCAACCCCCACAAACTGTGAGAGGAATGAGAGCTCAGGGTGAGGAGGTGGATGAGGGCACCGTAACTGAATGACTGGACGACTGTAGTGTGTGCGCACTTGGGTTAGTATGTTAGTGTGTTTTAAGAGTACATGATTTTTGACCACAGACCAAATGCTGGTATGAACAGCCACCATGTGAAGTTTACACTCGTGGTTTTTCTATGGTGTAGAATTAATAGAATTCATTTCTAAATTTTCATTAGTCATTATTAGATTCCAAAATGAACAACAGCGACTGCTATCATATcgcttagcttttttttttacgttaAAGACTATCAAGGATATCCCTATGAAGTTTCTGGTTATTTTCcatattgtttttgtttacacTTTATTCCAAAATCTATATGGGTCACAAAGGTCTTAaagattttctctctctctctctctaacactaCTTTTTATGTTCTACGATCTACATGTTTGTAATACTCATGCAGTACTTTTCATACAAATACAGTTCAAACGTAACTGCCAGTTTAATAGATTATTTTAATAGAAATGCTTTGCAGGAGTAGTTAGATACTATAGCGCACTTTCCTCCATCACTACGTGAGTGATCAGgctctgaccactggactgCTGTTGTCTGGGTGGCAAACCACTTTCAAACAAGCATTTTATAAATGAAAACGTCAGTAGCACTGTTCTGTCTAGTACTCGCGTCTGTTTTGTCAAACAAGACGTGGCGTATAAAGTAGATCTATATAGCTTATTCACCATTTCACAGAAGCTCAGATTTTGGGTCTTAATAAGAGCGAATAGTTCTGTAATACCGTAGGGTTAAACCATTTATCACAAGTTGGGGTTAACAGTTCAGGTGCTTTGTGTTGCACTTAAATTTAGCTTTTTTTTCTCTGCAATAGCTCTTAATAGATAAATCTAGATCTTTTAATGAAAATTTCTCAATAAATGTGTCAAACAAAACTAAGAGGTCTACGGTGTCTGCTTTCTGTTAAGGATGCTACATGTAAGCTCAAAACCATCTGCACATAGACAGGATTAGAAACCTTTCAAATGCAAAGTCACAAATGCATGTATGAACATAAATATTTATTAGATTAAACTTGTCTATAATAGTGCATAATCAGTCAGTGCATCTGTTAAGTTGCTATTCTCAGTATCAACAGTTTAACCCCAGAGAAGTTAATGTTCTCTAGGAGGCTATGCAAAACCAAAATGTATTTGTTTTGAAACTAGTCCTATTAGCTTTGCAAAGTTGTCTGAGAATATTGGTCTGGTTTGTCAAAGGACACCACTCTGAAGGAAAAAGACAGTTACTGAATAAGCCAGGAAACGTTAACTATACAGCTTAAATTACAAGGGAATATTCCATAACATTCCAAAGGTAATATTCTATAGCTTCTGATGCATATTTAGCTCTTTTCTTTAACTAGCTAGCAAACCATCAACATAATTTATAATATTAAAGCCATCTCAGCATCACTCCTGGACACTTTTATATCACACAGTTGTTGTGACCTCTGAAAAGCCAAGTAAAAGTGTTTATCCTATAAAAGTGTTTGTTTACCTTAATGTGCTGGTGATGCACATGAAGTCACAGTGACACAAAGAGAGAGGTTGTGCAGGTGAGCAGTTTGGCCTTGGTGATGATCACTGGATTCTTTTTCACCTCTCTATCTTCCAAGCTAGCACAGGTGTCACTTTTAGCTTCCGACCACATTCTCAGAGATTTTCCACAGTACTGAACATCTTGTATTTAATAATGCTTTGCACTGTAGCCACTGGAActtgaaaacatttaaatatggtCTAATAGCCCTTTTCCTGACTTGTGAACCACAACGCACAGCCACAGGTCCTTAGTTCCTTTGTCTTAACCATGACTGTCCACAGATCAACTGTAGAGAGCTGTTTTTTCACCTGTTGATTAAAATAGCTGTTCCCAATGAATCAGGGTAATTAGGATGCTTTAGAACAGCTTAGACTATTTGAAATGGTATTGAACTTTGGATTTTCCCATAGACTGTGAGGCAAAGATGCCTCACAGAAGTTGCAACTTGAAAATGAGCTGATGTGAGCACTGACCACTGAGACGGTCAGGCCGTGGGAAGAGGTTGCTTCACAGGTCAACAAGAAAGGGGAGGCAACATGCGTGAAGATTGAGGCCACTCATACGTGCAGCAAGTGTCATGGTAAGTCAAAAGGAGAAAATAAGACACTGGAAGGTTTCAGAAAGCACGGTGCAAAAATGATGAAATTGTCAAGCTACAAAGTTGATGTGCAATACTTGCAACAAGATTGGGCTGTGTAGTAGGGTGTGCAGGAAGAGGACCATCATACATTCTTGGGGTTGTAAGTAAAGCAGACGTAGGATCAGACCAATGGGACATGAAGTTGTTGGTGGGCTCCAATCTGGTTGCAATCAAAATAGGCAAATGTGCCCATATGAATACCATCCGCAAGGAGTTTTACCATCGTACCATCAGTTTTCAAGGTCAAAGCACCTTTGGCTCCATGGTTACTCAATCGCCCAGCCATAAATTAGGATGAACCTAAACACCATAAGCTTATCAGCACCTTCAAAGGCAGGGTTCAGCATCCCTACCAGGAACAAGAGGGGGTCATAAATTTCATTGGTGCCCTCGGACTTCTTACAACCCTAAGGCAGAATAACTCTACATCCTAAAAACTCTTCATTTCAAAAGTGCCACAGGTTTTAAATCACCACCAAGTAAACAAACTTCCCAGAAGTACTTGGAGGACTCTTTGCTTGTCCTCACTGGACAATATTTAGTCAAGTTATTGAATTATGAAATAAAATGATATTTTTGCTATAGCTTGACAGTGCCATCCAGCATCATGGAATGAGAAGTACTAGCCTTTTAAGTCTCATATGCAGCATATAAACCTCGCCAATAACCAACAGTAGTGTAAAATACAATATGGTATCTGTTCTTCAAATGGGGTAACAAGTTCAAGTAATGTCCACTCAGCTAATGTGACCCTTGCTTTTTGTTCTCCAACTGTACATCTTTTGATTTATTTCATTTGCATTCACgttattcttttgttttcttactTAAGCAGTTAAAAAGTTTAAAAGATTAGATGGTGGATCAAATAAAGGTCAATAAATCTAATGTGTCAAGACAAAGGAGAGAACTTCCAGGAGACCTCCCCACTCCAGGATCTATAAATTAGAATATTATATAAACCAactgaaaattatttttaattcagaaatgttgcATGTACAGTAAACATACTCAATACTTGGTTTGAGCTCCTTTTGCACAAATTACTGCAGCAAGGCGGCATGGCATGGAGGCGATgagcctgtggcactgctgaggtgttatggaagccCAGGTTGCTTTGACAGCAGCCTTCAGCTCTTCTACATTTTTGGGTCTGGtgtctctcatcttcctcttgacaATAC
This sequence is a window from Brachyhypopomus gauderio isolate BG-103 chromosome 21, BGAUD_0.2, whole genome shotgun sequence. Protein-coding genes within it:
- the g6pd gene encoding glucose-6-phosphate 1-dehydrogenase isoform X2 — protein: MEKMSNLPLSRSEVFGELRRELYNDEEFHQSDVHIFIIMGASGDLAKKKIYPTLWWLFRDGLLPEQTYFVGFARSDLTVGAIRAACLPYLKVADTEADRLEAFFGRNSYMSGKYGDEAAFSKLHSHLLSLPGGAEANRLFYLALPPSVYLDVTKNIRHHCMSTKGWNRVIVEKPFGRDLQSSEELSNHLSSLFAEDQIYRIDHYLGKEMVQNLMVLRFGNRIFGPIWNRDSVACVVLTFKEPFGTQGRGGYFDDFGIIRDVMQNHLLQMLSLVAMEKPASTSSDDVRDEKVKVLKCIAPVTLSDVVLGQYVGDPEGEGEAKLGYLDDPTVPKGSTQATFATAVLYVRNERWDGVPFILRCGKALNERKAEVRLQFTDVPGDIFNAECRRNELVVRVQPDEAVYAKMMSKKPGVFFSPEETELDLTYRSRYRDVKLPDAYERLILDVFCGSQMHFVRSDELREAWRIFTPLLHQIEEEKTPPISYKYGSRGPQEADELVQKVGFRYEGTYKWVNPHKL
- the g6pd gene encoding glucose-6-phosphate 1-dehydrogenase isoform X3 encodes the protein MSNLPLSRSEVFGELRRELYNDEEFHQSDVHIFIIMGASGDLAKKKIYPTLWWLFRDGLLPEQTYFVGFARSDLTVGAIRAACLPYLKVADTEADRLEAFFGRNSYMSGKYGDEAAFSKLHSHLLSLPGGAEANRLFYLALPPSVYLDVTKNIRHHCMSTKGWNRVIVEKPFGRDLQSSEELSNHLSSLFAEDQIYRIDHYLGKEMVQNLMVLRFGNRIFGPIWNRDSVACVVLTFKEPFGTQGRGGYFDDFGIIRDVMQNHLLQMLSLVAMEKPASTSSDDVRDEKVKVLKCIAPVTLSDVVLGQYVGDPEGEGEAKLGYLDDPTVPKGSTQATFATAVLYVRNERWDGVPFILRCGKALNERKAEVRLQFTDVPGDIFNAECRRNELVVRVQPDEAVYAKMMSKKPGVFFSPEETELDLTYRSRYRDVKLPDAYERLILDVFCGSQMHFVRSDELREAWRIFTPLLHQIEEEKTPPISYKYGSRGPQEADELVQKVGFRYEGTYKWVNPHKL
- the g6pd gene encoding glucose-6-phosphate 1-dehydrogenase isoform X1 — encoded protein: MTLEQSRVICFTQLDSSVSKNHDLLIYSPHPPCLARMASLDWAGPGGGPSTEKMSNLPLSRSEVFGELRRELYNDEEFHQSDVHIFIIMGASGDLAKKKIYPTLWWLFRDGLLPEQTYFVGFARSDLTVGAIRAACLPYLKVADTEADRLEAFFGRNSYMSGKYGDEAAFSKLHSHLLSLPGGAEANRLFYLALPPSVYLDVTKNIRHHCMSTKGWNRVIVEKPFGRDLQSSEELSNHLSSLFAEDQIYRIDHYLGKEMVQNLMVLRFGNRIFGPIWNRDSVACVVLTFKEPFGTQGRGGYFDDFGIIRDVMQNHLLQMLSLVAMEKPASTSSDDVRDEKVKVLKCIAPVTLSDVVLGQYVGDPEGEGEAKLGYLDDPTVPKGSTQATFATAVLYVRNERWDGVPFILRCGKALNERKAEVRLQFTDVPGDIFNAECRRNELVVRVQPDEAVYAKMMSKKPGVFFSPEETELDLTYRSRYRDVKLPDAYERLILDVFCGSQMHFVRSDELREAWRIFTPLLHQIEEEKTPPISYKYGSRGPQEADELVQKVGFRYEGTYKWVNPHKL